A window from Mesorhizobium sp. WSM2240 encodes these proteins:
- a CDS encoding metalloregulator ArsR/SmtB family transcription factor translates to MMSKQLIANAESAAALLTLLGNEKRLVIVSHLLDGEMSVGAIAEKVSLSQSALSQHLAKLRSVNLVETRRDRQMIYYSCRSEAVRQLLGTLDGIFNFKANGKHPERLEAMAET, encoded by the coding sequence ATGATGTCGAAACAGCTTATCGCGAACGCCGAATCGGCCGCAGCACTGCTGACGCTGCTCGGAAATGAGAAGCGGCTGGTGATCGTGAGCCATCTGCTTGATGGCGAGATGTCGGTCGGCGCGATCGCCGAAAAGGTTTCTCTCAGTCAGTCAGCCCTTTCGCAGCACCTGGCGAAGCTGCGCAGCGTCAACCTGGTCGAGACGCGCCGCGACCGCCAGATGATCTACTACTCCTGTCGATCCGAAGCGGTGCGGCAGCTCCTGGGAACGCTGGACGGCATTTTCAACTTCAAGGCGAACGGCAAGCACCCGGAGCGCCTAGAGGCCATGGCAGAGACTTGA
- a CDS encoding RNA methyltransferase, whose product MNSVRIADPQDPRVAPYLDIRERDLAGRQGRFVAEGKVVLNVLFSARRFEAESVLVLESRLPGLAGTLALAPADMPVYVASGPLMDAIAGFHIHRGVLAIGRKRAPQSPEELLDELPERALVVVLVGIANHDNVGAIFRNAAAFGADAVILDASSCDPLYRKAIRVSVGAVLKIPFAVADDADRLVDAMARRGFELYGLSPRGKADLRDIERPERAALWFGAEGEGLPERLLARLNTVRIAMAGGFDSLNVAAASAIALHRLAELDKSAG is encoded by the coding sequence ATGAACTCCGTCCGCATCGCCGATCCTCAGGATCCGCGGGTCGCGCCCTATCTCGATATAAGGGAGCGCGACCTTGCCGGAAGGCAGGGACGCTTCGTGGCCGAAGGCAAGGTCGTGCTCAATGTCCTGTTCTCGGCCCGGCGATTTGAGGCCGAATCCGTTCTGGTGCTTGAAAGCCGCCTTCCCGGCCTCGCCGGCACACTGGCGCTGGCTCCCGCCGACATGCCGGTCTATGTCGCGTCCGGCCCGCTGATGGACGCCATTGCGGGCTTCCACATCCATCGAGGCGTGCTGGCCATCGGCCGAAAGCGCGCGCCGCAATCGCCGGAGGAACTGCTCGACGAGTTGCCCGAGCGGGCGCTGGTCGTGGTGCTGGTCGGCATCGCCAATCACGACAATGTCGGCGCGATATTCCGCAACGCGGCGGCGTTCGGAGCCGATGCGGTGATCCTCGATGCGAGTTCCTGCGATCCGCTCTACCGCAAGGCGATCCGGGTTTCGGTCGGCGCCGTGCTCAAGATTCCCTTCGCGGTAGCGGACGATGCCGATCGGCTCGTCGATGCGATGGCGCGGCGTGGTTTCGAACTCTACGGCCTCTCGCCAAGAGGCAAAGCCGACCTGCGCGATATCGAGCGGCCTGAGCGCGCGGCGCTGTGGTTCGGAGCCGAGGGCGAGGGCCTGCCGGAAAGGCTGCTTGCCCGCCTGAACACGGTGCGCATCGCAATGGCCGGCGGGTTCGACAGCCTGAACGTCGCCGCGGCTTCGGCGATCGCACTGCACCGATTGGCGGAACTGGACAAATCAGCCGGCTGA
- a CDS encoding EipA family protein has protein sequence MMLALIGTLAVSTGQLRAQEYSAQEIVDSGHRFFGATSGGLATVIEKIFSSYGLPNGYILGEEGSGALVGGLTYGEGTLYTKNAGDHKVFWQGPSLGWDFGGQGSRNMILVYNLDDVPNLYHRFAGVAGSAYVVAGVGFNVLKNGDMLLVPVRTGVGARLGINVGYLKLTERPTWNPF, from the coding sequence ATGATGTTGGCGCTGATAGGCACCCTGGCCGTCTCGACCGGTCAGTTGCGGGCGCAGGAATATTCCGCGCAGGAAATCGTCGATTCTGGCCACCGCTTCTTCGGTGCGACGTCCGGTGGCCTTGCGACCGTCATCGAGAAGATCTTTTCGTCCTATGGCCTGCCCAACGGCTATATACTGGGCGAGGAGGGCTCCGGCGCGCTGGTCGGCGGCCTCACCTATGGCGAGGGCACGCTCTACACCAAGAATGCCGGCGACCATAAGGTGTTCTGGCAGGGGCCCTCGCTAGGCTGGGATTTCGGCGGCCAGGGGTCGCGCAATATGATCCTGGTCTACAATCTCGACGATGTTCCTAATCTTTACCACCGCTTCGCGGGCGTGGCCGGCTCGGCCTATGTCGTCGCGGGCGTCGGCTTCAACGTCCTGAAGAACGGCGACATGCTGCTTGTTCCGGTGCGCACCGGCGTCGGCGCGCGGCTCGGCATCAATGTCGGTTATCTGAAGCTGACGGAGAGGCCGACCTGGAATCCCTTCTAG
- the chpT gene encoding histidine phosphotransferase ChpT, with protein sequence MAELFTLSAADLAALLCSRVCHDIISPVGAINNGLELLDEGGADADAMQLIRTSARNASARLQFARIAFGAAGSAGMVIDTGDAEAVATAFLRNEKPELTWSGRRALLPKNKVKLLLNLILVALAAIPRGGKIGVTLDDVETEPKFQISASGPMLRVPPKFLELHSGQKPEEAIDAHSVQPYYTLLLARESGMEISIHATAEEIVFTAA encoded by the coding sequence ATGGCCGAGCTTTTCACACTTTCAGCAGCCGATCTGGCCGCACTTTTGTGCAGCCGCGTATGCCACGACATCATTTCGCCGGTCGGCGCGATCAACAACGGACTGGAACTGCTGGATGAGGGCGGCGCCGATGCCGACGCCATGCAGCTGATCCGCACCAGCGCCCGCAACGCTTCGGCGCGCCTGCAATTCGCCCGCATCGCCTTCGGCGCCGCCGGCTCGGCCGGCATGGTAATCGACACCGGCGATGCGGAAGCCGTCGCCACCGCTTTCCTGCGCAACGAAAAACCCGAGCTCACCTGGTCCGGCCGCCGCGCCCTCCTGCCGAAAAACAAGGTCAAGCTGCTGTTGAACCTGATTCTGGTGGCGCTGGCCGCCATTCCGCGCGGCGGAAAGATCGGCGTTACGCTGGACGATGTCGAGACGGAGCCGAAATTCCAGATTTCGGCCTCTGGGCCGATGCTGCGCGTGCCGCCGAAATTCCTCGAACTGCATTCCGGACAAAAGCCGGAGGAAGCGATAGACGCCCATTCGGTGCAGCCATACTACACGCTGCTGCTGGCGCGCGAATCCGGCATGGAGATTTCGATCCACGCCACGGCCGAAGAGATCGTCTTCACGGCCGCCTGA
- a CDS encoding response regulator, whose product MKRCMFVDDSSVIRKVAKRILGGPEMVVIEAATGLDAIEMCAAEMPDIIVVDGSLPDMPTSEVISRIRAIESPVKPQIAVCLIEIDVGAIMRAKRAGAQGYILKPFTRPQLLERFRSLQAAA is encoded by the coding sequence ATGAAACGCTGCATGTTCGTCGATGATTCCAGCGTGATCCGGAAGGTCGCCAAGCGCATATTGGGCGGTCCGGAGATGGTGGTGATCGAAGCGGCGACCGGCCTCGACGCTATCGAAATGTGTGCGGCCGAGATGCCCGATATCATCGTGGTCGATGGCTCCCTGCCCGATATGCCGACTTCCGAAGTGATCAGCCGAATTCGCGCTATTGAAAGCCCGGTGAAGCCGCAGATTGCGGTTTGCCTGATCGAGATCGACGTCGGCGCCATCATGCGCGCCAAGCGCGCCGGGGCTCAGGGTTACATACTAAAGCCTTTCACAAGACCGCAGTTGCTCGAACGCTTTCGCAGTCTCCAGGCAGCCGCCTAA
- the ctrA gene encoding response regulator transcription factor CtrA: MRVLLIEDDSATAQSIELMLKSESFNVYTTDLGEEGVDLGKLYDYDIILLDLNLPDMSGYEVLRTLRLSKVKTPILILSGMAGIEDKVRGLGFGADDYMTKPFHKDELVARIHAIVRRSKGHAQSVITTGDLVVNLDAKTVEVGGQRVHLTGKEYQMLELLSLRKGTTLTKEMFLNHLYGGMDEPELKIIDVFICKLRKKLDAASGGQNYIETVWGRGYVLREPEEIRESA; encoded by the coding sequence ATGCGCGTTCTGCTGATAGAAGATGACAGTGCAACCGCACAGAGTATCGAGCTGATGCTGAAGTCGGAAAGCTTCAACGTCTATACCACCGATCTTGGTGAAGAAGGCGTCGATCTCGGCAAGCTCTATGACTACGATATTATTCTCCTTGATCTCAATTTGCCCGATATGTCGGGCTATGAAGTCTTGAGAACGCTTCGCCTGTCCAAGGTAAAGACGCCGATCCTGATTCTCTCCGGCATGGCCGGCATCGAGGACAAGGTTCGCGGCCTCGGCTTTGGCGCGGACGACTACATGACCAAGCCGTTCCACAAGGACGAACTCGTCGCGCGCATCCATGCGATCGTGCGCCGGTCCAAGGGTCACGCCCAGTCGGTCATCACCACTGGCGACCTGGTGGTCAATCTCGACGCCAAGACCGTTGAGGTCGGCGGCCAGCGTGTGCATCTGACCGGCAAGGAATACCAGATGCTGGAACTGCTCTCGCTGCGCAAGGGCACGACGCTTACCAAGGAGATGTTCCTCAACCACCTCTATGGCGGGATGGACGAGCCGGAGCTGAAGATCATCGACGTTTTCATCTGCAAGTTGCGCAAGAAGCTAGACGCGGCCTCCGGCGGGCAGAACTATATCGAGACGGTCTGGGGCCGCGGCTACGTGCTGCGCGAGCCGGAAGAGATCCGCGAAAGCGCCTGA
- a CDS encoding flagellar export protein FliJ: protein MKSRENLVRLKQFQVNEKRRQLLQLDMMISEFERMAGELDFQINAEEKKAGITDINHFAYPTFAKAARLRRDNLINSQTDLAQQRSVAESLLAEAEAELSKAEMLESRDGKMREIDNDSRSAMIG from the coding sequence ATGAAGTCACGTGAAAACCTCGTTCGGCTGAAGCAGTTTCAGGTGAACGAGAAACGCCGGCAGCTGCTTCAACTCGACATGATGATCTCGGAATTCGAACGCATGGCCGGCGAACTGGATTTCCAGATCAACGCCGAGGAAAAGAAGGCCGGCATCACCGACATCAACCATTTTGCATATCCGACCTTTGCCAAAGCCGCCCGCTTGCGCAGGGACAATCTCATAAATTCCCAGACCGACCTCGCCCAGCAGCGAAGCGTCGCCGAATCATTACTCGCCGAAGCTGAAGCGGAGCTTTCCAAGGCGGAGATGCTGGAATCGCGCGACGGCAAAATGCGCGAGATCGACAATGACAGCCGTAGCGCAATGATCGGCTGA
- a CDS encoding paraquat-inducible protein A, which translates to MRFLLPITLLAAAISFAFGLVLPLIRIERLFVFADEPSLLAMISGLWAEGDIALAIVIALFSVIFPAMKLGVLYLAAYAGVGRPRIPDWFRVLANWSMLDVVLVALVIFAAKTSGLATAFTKPGLWFFAASAVLTAAASGLAKRQSLHS; encoded by the coding sequence ATGCGGTTTCTTCTTCCGATCACGCTTCTTGCCGCCGCGATTTCGTTCGCGTTCGGCCTGGTATTGCCGCTGATCCGCATCGAGCGGCTTTTCGTCTTTGCCGACGAGCCGTCGCTGCTCGCAATGATCTCGGGACTGTGGGCAGAGGGCGATATTGCCCTTGCGATCGTCATTGCGCTGTTTTCGGTAATTTTTCCGGCGATGAAGCTAGGCGTGCTTTACCTGGCTGCGTACGCAGGAGTCGGCCGGCCACGCATACCTGACTGGTTTCGCGTGCTGGCCAATTGGTCGATGCTGGATGTGGTGTTGGTGGCTCTGGTGATATTCGCGGCAAAAACGAGCGGTCTAGCGACAGCGTTCACCAAGCCTGGCCTGTGGTTCTTCGCCGCCTCGGCGGTGCTGACGGCTGCCGCGTCGGGTCTGGCGAAGCGCCAGAGCCTGCATTCCTGA
- a CDS encoding DUF1153 domain-containing protein — MTDLVRPRVKYVIGPDGSPLTIADLPPTNTRRWVIRRKAEVVAAVRGGLLSLEEACQRYKLTTEEFLSWQASIDEYGLAGLRTTRIQQYRH; from the coding sequence ATGACCGATCTGGTTAGACCGCGTGTCAAATATGTGATTGGGCCAGACGGCAGCCCGCTTACCATCGCCGATCTTCCTCCGACGAACACCCGCCGCTGGGTCATCCGCCGCAAGGCCGAAGTCGTTGCCGCCGTCCGGGGCGGCCTGCTCAGCCTCGAGGAAGCCTGCCAGCGCTACAAGCTCACGACCGAAGAATTCCTTTCCTGGCAGGCCTCGATCGATGAATACGGCCTTGCCGGCCTGCGCACCACGCGTATCCAGCAGTACCGGCACTGA
- the mnmA gene encoding tRNA 2-thiouridine(34) synthase MnmA: protein MNSLDLPGRPEDTRIVVAMSGGVDSSVVAGILKREGYDVVGVTLQLYDHGAATHRAGSCCAGQDIDDARRVSETLGIPHYVLNYEERFRKSVIEPFAESYVSGETPIPCVSCNQTVKFADLLETARELGADALATGHYIRSRANGAHRALYRPVDADRDQSYFLFATTQEQIDYLRFPLGGLSKPEVRAIAEELGLSVAAKQDSQDICFVPQGKYSDIIAKLKPTAATPGDIVHIDGRVLGSHDGILRYTVGQRRGLGVASGEPLYVVHLDAERARVIVGPREALETHKIYLRNVNWLGDMALDAVPAEGLELFAKVRSTRPPRPAMLHHRGGANWVELADGESGIAPGQACVLYTDDGNDARVLGGGFIERSERAAEAEAMLTRLAAKPARIAAE from the coding sequence ATGAACAGCCTGGATCTGCCGGGACGGCCTGAGGACACACGCATCGTCGTGGCGATGTCGGGCGGCGTCGATTCCTCCGTCGTGGCCGGAATTCTGAAGCGCGAGGGCTATGATGTCGTCGGCGTGACGCTGCAGCTTTACGATCACGGCGCCGCGACCCACCGCGCCGGCTCCTGCTGCGCCGGCCAGGACATTGACGACGCCCGTCGCGTTTCCGAGACGCTGGGCATCCCCCATTACGTGCTGAATTACGAGGAGCGCTTCCGCAAGTCGGTGATCGAGCCTTTCGCCGAGAGCTATGTTTCGGGCGAAACCCCGATCCCCTGCGTTTCGTGTAACCAGACGGTGAAGTTCGCCGATCTCCTGGAGACCGCACGTGAACTCGGCGCCGATGCGCTGGCCACCGGCCATTACATCCGAAGCCGCGCCAACGGTGCGCACCGGGCGCTCTATCGTCCGGTCGACGCCGACCGCGACCAGAGCTATTTCCTGTTCGCGACGACGCAGGAACAGATCGACTACCTGCGCTTTCCGCTCGGCGGGCTGTCGAAGCCGGAGGTGCGCGCCATCGCAGAAGAACTCGGCCTGAGCGTCGCCGCCAAGCAAGACAGCCAGGACATCTGCTTCGTGCCGCAGGGCAAATATTCCGATATCATCGCCAAGCTCAAGCCGACGGCGGCGACGCCGGGCGATATCGTCCACATAGACGGCCGCGTGCTCGGCAGCCATGACGGCATTCTGCGCTATACGGTCGGGCAGCGCCGCGGCCTCGGCGTCGCTTCGGGCGAGCCGCTCTACGTGGTGCATCTCGACGCCGAGCGGGCGCGGGTGATCGTCGGGCCGCGCGAGGCGCTCGAAACCCACAAGATCTATTTGCGCAACGTCAACTGGCTGGGCGACATGGCGCTGGACGCCGTTCCGGCGGAAGGGCTGGAGCTTTTCGCCAAGGTGCGCTCGACGCGCCCGCCCCGCCCGGCGATGCTGCACCATCGCGGCGGCGCAAACTGGGTGGAACTCGCCGACGGCGAGTCCGGCATAGCGCCGGGCCAGGCCTGCGTTCTCTATACCGACGACGGCAATGATGCTCGCGTTCTGGGCGGCGGCTTCATCGAACGCTCCGAACGCGCCGCGGAAGCCGAGGCGATGTTGACCCGACTTGCTGCAAAGCCGGCGCGCATCGCCGCGGAATAG
- a CDS encoding DUF1232 domain-containing protein, with translation MLAALKSWAKGIKSDAIALFLAARDPRTPWYAKATAACVAAYALSPIDLIPDFIPVLGYIDDLLIVPAGIWIAVRLVPAELMDEFRAKAEKVEARPRSRAGALLVVAVWLAAAGLLTWWFWPRGAR, from the coding sequence ATGCTTGCCGCCCTGAAAAGCTGGGCGAAAGGTATCAAAAGCGATGCGATCGCCCTCTTCCTGGCCGCCCGCGATCCGCGGACGCCTTGGTATGCGAAGGCGACGGCGGCATGCGTGGCGGCCTACGCTTTAAGCCCGATCGACCTCATTCCTGACTTCATCCCGGTTCTCGGCTACATCGACGATCTGCTGATCGTTCCGGCCGGCATCTGGATCGCGGTCAGGCTCGTGCCTGCCGAACTGATGGATGAATTCCGCGCTAAAGCCGAAAAGGTCGAGGCTCGGCCGAGGAGCCGAGCCGGCGCCCTGCTCGTCGTCGCCGTCTGGCTTGCTGCGGCCGGCCTGCTGACCTGGTGGTTCTGGCCGCGCGGCGCCCGCTGA
- a CDS encoding Gfo/Idh/MocA family oxidoreductase, with product MTPRIAVLGCGYWGSNHIRTLKALGALHAVSDANRARAEGFASEQDCLAIAPDDLFARRDVDAIIVALPPQYHADTAIRAVESGKDVLVEKPIALTVVDAERSVQAAEKHGRIFMTGHVLRFHPAFEKMKELIDNGELGDVKYIHSHRLGLGKFHTENDALWDLAPHDLSMILAITGTAPIEVRGEGAALLDHLSDFAHLHMRFPNGLRSHLFTSRLNPYRERRLTVVGTKAMAVFDDVEPWERKLAVYRHAVWQDSGQWAFTANEPAYVHVKQGMPLTRELEHFLHCILTRSAPRTSGEEAISVLRILTAGTVIHD from the coding sequence ATGACACCGCGTATTGCAGTCCTTGGTTGCGGATATTGGGGCTCGAACCACATCCGCACCCTCAAGGCGCTTGGCGCCCTCCATGCCGTTTCGGACGCCAACCGCGCGCGCGCGGAAGGTTTTGCTAGCGAGCAGGACTGCCTGGCGATCGCGCCTGACGACCTTTTTGCGCGCCGCGATGTCGACGCGATCATCGTGGCCCTGCCGCCGCAATACCATGCCGATACCGCCATCCGAGCGGTGGAGAGCGGCAAGGACGTGCTCGTCGAAAAGCCGATCGCACTGACCGTGGTGGACGCCGAGCGTTCGGTGCAGGCCGCCGAAAAACATGGCCGCATCTTCATGACCGGGCATGTGCTGCGCTTCCATCCGGCCTTCGAGAAGATGAAGGAGCTGATCGACAATGGCGAACTCGGCGATGTGAAATACATCCATTCGCATCGCCTCGGCCTCGGCAAGTTCCACACCGAAAACGATGCGCTGTGGGATCTCGCGCCGCACGATCTGTCGATGATCCTGGCGATCACCGGGACGGCGCCGATCGAGGTGCGAGGCGAGGGGGCGGCGCTGCTCGACCACCTCTCGGATTTCGCGCATCTGCACATGCGCTTTCCCAATGGCCTCCGTAGCCATCTGTTCACCTCGCGGCTCAACCCCTATCGCGAACGCCGGCTGACTGTCGTCGGCACCAAGGCGATGGCGGTATTCGACGATGTCGAACCGTGGGAGCGCAAGCTCGCGGTCTATCGCCATGCCGTCTGGCAAGACAGCGGGCAATGGGCGTTCACCGCCAACGAACCTGCCTATGTGCATGTCAAGCAAGGCATGCCGCTGACGCGCGAACTGGAGCACTTTCTGCACTGCATCTTGACGCGGTCCGCGCCTCGGACCAGCGGCGAAGAGGCAATCTCAGTGCTGCGCATACTGACCGCAGGCACTGTCATCCACGATTGA
- a CDS encoding transposase, translating to MADLKETEANPAAAEVVPGKELTHDVKHKTPKTKKRTGQRAGAARTKAARSAPQASSSKAAASPAVRPARKIYSEIERAQKLGEIEKQIGRGDSIKAAVQKAGLSEQTYYQWKKTAGQTSQSDELKDLVKLEEENDRLKKLLADRLRKENADLRKKLGLS from the coding sequence ATGGCCGACCTCAAGGAAACCGAGGCAAATCCGGCAGCAGCCGAGGTGGTGCCTGGGAAGGAACTGACACATGATGTAAAGCATAAAACGCCGAAGACGAAGAAGCGAACCGGACAGCGCGCAGGTGCTGCACGAACCAAGGCCGCCAGGTCGGCCCCACAGGCTTCTTCATCTAAAGCGGCCGCTTCGCCTGCCGTCCGGCCAGCACGGAAAATATATTCTGAAATAGAGCGGGCCCAAAAGCTCGGCGAGATCGAAAAGCAGATCGGACGGGGAGACAGCATCAAGGCCGCGGTCCAGAAAGCTGGATTATCGGAACAGACTTACTACCAGTGGAAGAAGACTGCTGGGCAGACATCACAGAGCGATGAGCTCAAGGATCTGGTCAAGCTTGAAGAAGAGAATGACCGCCTGAAGAAGCTTCTCGCTGACCGGCTCCGGAAAGAAAACGCCGACCTCAGGAAAAAGCTGGGGCTTTCTTGA